The following proteins come from a genomic window of Trifolium pratense cultivar HEN17-A07 linkage group LG4, ARS_RC_1.1, whole genome shotgun sequence:
- the LOC123920889 gene encoding dynein regulatory complex subunit 6-like, translating into MVEEIPDQCWELIFTFLNDGSDGEHNHHYLKSLSIASKEFFSITNRLRFSLTIYVPTHPFLHRLFKRFVNLTSLDLTCFCGDLDALLSQISCFRLKLTSLNISNQPTIPAIGLRAFSKKITTLISLVCSNIESIYGTDLFLIAECFPLLEELDLSNPGEFANHVNFLDGLDALSLALFKLRKINLSGHCYVNDSSLLHLCKNCEFLEQVMMMNCSLLTHHGIAYAIRERRQTLRSLSIRWRSYGSNDIISSHFVDSLANLKGLTSLDLSSSRISDKLLTSIAMRGLPLRKLVLQNCTGYSYVGIFSLLSKCQGIQHLDLQKAEFLNDHHVVKLSLFLGGLMSINLSDSGNLTNLALCALVGNCSSLSEIRMEYTTIGKETVENSNSLMDFVVSPQLKFLHLAYSSCLKDESIKIFASIFPNLQLLDLSNCKDISEEGIYQILRRCRKLRHLNLTSCFGVKVQGMNFEVPQLKVLNLSYTSIDDKTLYVISKSCCGLLQLLLESCKNVTKNGVEHVVENCTQLREINLGYCNNINFVNIVDMVFLRPSLRKITLPPHYRLSDEDKELLSRHGCLVG; encoded by the coding sequence ATGGTTGAAGAAATACCAGATCAATGCTGGGAATTAATCTTCACATTCCTCAACGACGGCAGCGACGGTGAACACAACCATCACTACTTGAAGTCTCTCTCCATTGCCTCAAAAGAGTTTTTCTCCATCACCAACCGTCTTCGATTCTCTCTCACTATCTATGTTCCAACACACCCTTTTTTGCACCGGCTTTTCAAAAGGTTCGTCAACCTCACATCCCTCGACCTCACCTGCTTCTGCGGTGACCTTGACGCGCTTCTCTCTCAAATCTCTTGTTTCCGATTGAAGCTCACATCACTAAATATCTCCAACCAACCAACCATTCCCGCAATTGGGTTACGAGCTTTTTCCAAAAAGATTACAACTTTGATATCTCTTGTTTGTTCCAACATTGAGTCTATCTATGGCACTGACTTGTTTCTCATTGCCGAATGTTTCCCTTTGCTCGAAGAACTTGACCTTAGTAATCCAGGAGAGTTTGCAAATCATGTAAACTTCCTTGATGGTTTAGATGCTCTTTCATTAGCACTTTTCAAACTCCGTAAGATTAATCTCTCTGGTCATTGTTATGTAAACGACTCATCACTTTTGCACTTGTGTAAGAATTGTGAGTTTCTTGAACAAGTTATGATGATGAATTGCTCATTGTTAACTCACCATGGCATTGCTTATGCAATCCGCGAGAGACGACAAACTTTGAGGTCTCTATCCATTAGATGGAGATCATATGGAAGCAATGACATAATTAGTTCACACTTTGTTGACTCGTTGGCGAATTTAAAGGGCTTAACTAGTCTTGATTTGTCGTCTTCGCGTATATCAGATAAGTTGCTTACCTCAATTGCAATGAGAGGTCTTCCTTTGAGAAAACTCGTCCTCCAAAATTGCACCGGCTATAGTTATGTTGGAATATTTTCTTTGTTATCCAAGTGTCAAGGTATACAACATTTGGATCTTCAAAAAGCCGAGTTTCTAAATGATCACCATGTTGTCAAGTTGTCTTTGTTTCTTGGTGGTTTGATGTCTATAAATCTTAGTGATAGTGGAAATCTCACAAATTTAGCCTTGTGTGCACTCGTTGGAAATTGTTCTTCACTTAGTGAGATCAGAATGGAATACACAACTATTGGGAAAGAGACCGTAGAGAATTCTAATTCTCTCATGGATTTTGTCGTAAGCCCTCAATTAAAATTTCTCCATTTGGCTTACAGTTCATGTCTAAAAGACGAAAGCATCAAAATATTTGCTTCCATTTTTCCCAATTTGCAACTGCTTGATTTGAGCAATTGCAAAGACATATCGGAAGAAggtatttatcaaattttaagGAGATGTCGTAAGCTTAGACATCTGAACTTAACCTCCTGTTTTGGAGTAAAGGTGCAAGGAATGAACTTTGAAGTTCCCCAGTTGAAGGTGTTGAACTTGTCATATACAAGTATTGACGATAAAACACTTTATGTGATCTCGAAGAGTTGTTGTGGGCTCTTGCAACTATTACTCGAAAGTTGTAAGAATGTCACAAAGAACGGAGTGGAGCACGTGGTTGAGAATTGCACGCAACTTAGAGAGATCAATTTGGGGTATTgtaataacattaattttgttaatattgttGACATGGTATTTTTAAGGCCTTCATTGAGAAAGATAACCCTACCGCCTCACTATCGTTTAAGTGATGAAGATAAGGAACTCTTATCACGTCATGGATGCCTTGTCGGCTAG
- the LOC123920888 gene encoding exocyst complex component EXO70I-like produces the protein MESKDNIEAVRKFLNSSLETSKTISSALDESGSRLKLLNQRFLSMQASLRPISMQNLPFSDVEHGLDSVLCSVSAVHKVFQCVNQLEHSLSADASSDLFTYVSNTKKLEEALKLLTDNCKLATSWLKSVFEFLQNKTTISTNEVYLLNIKKSFRILQELQAIEDDARLEGGILSIALDKLEIAFHKLLMENSMPLPLVSLTSQIDQQNNVTEQGLKFPSSLTAKLQVIAERLNANNRLDKCQTMYVEVRGTNARRSLKTLDLSYLETSTSEFEVSHGMENCIDQWGNHLELVVKKLLEVEYTLCTNVFEKTGSKAWISCFAKIAIESRIFSFIKFGKVVTEKKNDPFKLLNLLSMFKVLNGLRLKFNQLFRGEACEEIRIVTKDLITKVVNGASEIFLQLSEQVKLQRPTCPPSDGTVPKLVSFVTDYCNKLLSDEYKPHLNKVLEIYLSWKNELYEEGIFVTQIYSIIREVAVNLDNWSKAYEDINMSYFFMMNNHCHFYNLKGTLVGIMMGDSWLKAHDQYKEYYATLYLKNTWVNLQNILVVSSSMTCQDLAKRINAFILAFDERYKKQCNLIIYDEILRESVCKHLVEGIIPIYKVYLKNYILALESDDAMVDNKSIKYTSQSLENRIWSLFQPKLRKHGDSIKHKDLISKIKEVSHQFRLTLVGL, from the coding sequence ATGGAAAGCAAAGACAACATTGAAGCTGTTAGAAAGTTCTTAAATTCTAGCTTAGAAACATCAAAAACTATTTCTTCTGCATTAGATGAATCTGGTTCAAGATTGAAGCTACTTAACCAAAGATTTTTATCCATGCAAGCTTCTCTTAGACCAATCTCAATGCAAAACCTTCCTTTTTCTGATGTTGAACATGGTTTAGACAGTGTTCTATGTTCTGTTTCAGCAGTCCACAAAGTTTTTCAATGTGTTAACCAATTGGAACATTCTCTTTCGGCAGACGCGAGTTCCGATTTATTCACATATGTCTCGAACACAAAGAAGCTTGAAGAGGCATTGAAGCTTCTCACTGATAATTGTAAGTTAGCAACTAGTTGGTTGAAGAGTGTTTTTGAGTTcttacaaaacaaaacaacaattaGTACTAATGAGGTTTACCTATTGAATATAAAGAAATCCTTCAGAATATTGCAAGAATTGCAGGCCATAGAGGACGATGCACGATTGGAAGGAGGAATTCTCAGTATTGCCCTTGACAAACTAGAGATTGCTTTTCACAAACTTCTAATGGAAAATTCTATGCCTCTTCCTTTGGTTTCATTGACATCACAAATTGATCAGCAAAACAATGTCACAGAACAAGGTTTGAAATTTCCAAGTTCTTTAACAGCGAAACTTCAGGTCATTGCCGAGAGATTAAATGCTAATAACAGGCTAGACAAGTGTCAAACTATGTATGTTGAAGTTCGAGGTACAAATGCTCGCCGAAGTTTGAAGACTTTGGATTTGAGCTACCTTGAGACTTCAACATCCGAGTTTGAGGTTTCACATGGAATGGAAAATTGCATAGATCAATGGGGAAATCATTTGGAGTTGGTTGTTAAGAAACTTCTTGAGGTTGAATACACGCTATGTACTAATGTATTCGAGAAAACTGGTTCAAAAGCATGGATAAGTTGTTTTGCAAAGATTGCTATTGAATCAAGAATCTTTTCATTTATCAAATTTGGAAAGGTTGTTACtgagaagaaaaatgatccTTTCAAGCTATTGAATTTGTTGTCAATGTTTAAGGTTTTGAATGGTTTAAGACTAAAATTTAATCAACTTTTTAGAGGAGAAGCTTGTGAAGAAATTAGAATTGTTACAAAGGATCTTATCACAAAAGTTGTGAATGGTGCTAGTGAGATATTCTTGCAACTTTCAGAACAAGTGAAGTTGCAAAGACCAACTTGTCCTCCCTCAGATGGTACTGTTCCTAAGCTGGTAAGTTTTGTTACTGATTATTGTAATAAGCTTCTTAGTGATGAGTATAAGCCACATTTAAATAAGGTTTTGGAAATATATCTTAGTTGGAAAAATGAACTATATGAAGAGGGTATTTTTGTAACTCAAATATATAGCATAATTAGGGAAGTTGCAGTAAATTTAGACAATTGGTCAAAAGCATATGAAGATATcaatatgtcatatttttttatgatgaatAATCATTGTCATTTCTACAATTTAAAGGGTACTTTAGTTGGGATTATGATGGGAGATTCTTGGTTAAAAGCACATGACCAATATAAAGAATATTATGCAACACTTTATTTGAAGAATACTTGGGTAAATCTTCAAAATATTCTTGTAGTTTCATCTTCTATGACTTGTCAAGATTTAGCTAAGAGAATAAATGCTTTTATTCTAGCTTTTGATGAAAGGTACAAGAAACAATGTAATTTGATAATCTATGATGAGATATTGAGGGAAAGTGTGTGTAAACATTTGGTGGAAGGTATTATACCAATTTATAAGGTATACTTGAAGAATTATATTTTGGCACTTGAAAGTGATGATGCTATGGTTGAcaataagagtattaaatatACATCACAAAGTTTGGAAAATAGGATTTGGTCATTGTTTCAACCAAAGTTGAGAAAGCATGGTGATAGCATTAAACACAAAGATTTGATTAGTAAAATAAAAGAAGTGAGTCATCAATTTCGTTTGACTTTAGTTGGTTTATAG
- the LOC123919812 gene encoding coatomer subunit beta-1-like gives MEKSCSLIVHFDKGTPALATEIKEALEGNDIPSKIEALKKAIMLLLNGETIPQLFITVIRYVLTCDDHTVQKLLLLYLEITDKTDSRGKVLPEMILICQNLRNNLQSPNEFIRGVTLRFLCRINESEIVEPLIPSILSNLEHRHPFVRRNAVLAVMSVYKLPHGDQLLDSAPEIIEKFLASEQDASSKRNAFLMLFSCAQDRAVNYLFMNIDRIIDWGEQLQMVVLELIKKVCRNNKNEKGKYIKIIIALLSANSTAVVYECAGTLVSLSSAPTAIKAAASTYCQLLLSQSDNNVKLIVLDRLNELKKDNREIMVDMVMDVLRALSTPNHDIRRKTIDIALELITPKNIDQVVMMLKKEVVKTQSGEHEKNGEYRQMLVQAIHTCAIKFPEVASTVVHLLMDFLGDTNVASAMDVVVFVREIIETNPKLRVSIITRLLDTFYQIRAARVCSCALWIIGEYCLSLSEVESGIATIKQCLGDLPFYTISEDGEGQETSKAVQQVNATTVSSRRPAILADGTYATQSAALETAMSPPTLVQGSLSSIGNLRSLILSGDFFLGAVVACTLTKLILRLEEVQTSKAEVNKATSQSLLIMVSMLQLGQSSVLPHPIDNDSHDRIVLCIRLLCNTGDEIRKIWLESCRQSFVKMLADKQRRETEEIKAKAQISNAQPDDLIDFYHLKSRKGMSQLELEDEVQDDLKRATGEFTKDADDANKLNRILQLTGFSDPVYAEAYVTVHHYDIVLDVTVINRTKETLQNLCLELATMGDLKLVERPQNYTLAPESSKQIKANIKVSSTETGVIFGNIVYETSSNVLERTVIVLNDIHIDIMDYIAPASCADVAFRTMWAEFEWENKVAVNTVLQDEREFLGHIIKSTNMKCLTPPSALEGECGFLAANLYAKSVFGEDALVNVSIEKQSDGKLSGYIRIRSKTQGIALSLGDKITLKQKGTA, from the exons ATGGAGAAATCATGCAGTCTCATAGTGCACTTCGACAAAGGAACACCAGCACTAGCAACCGAGATCAAAGAAGCTCTGGAAGGAAACGATATCCCATCAAAGATCGAAGCTCTGAAGAAAGCGATCATGCTTCTCCTTAACGGTGAAACAATTCCTCAACTATTCATCACCGTAATCCGTTACGTTCTCACTTGCGACGATCACACCGTTCAGAAACTTCTCCTTCTTTATCTCGAAATCACCGACAAAACTGATTCGCGAGGTAAAGTTCTTCCTGAAATGATCCTCATTTGTCAGAATCTTCGTAATAATCTTCAATCGCCTAATGAATTCATTCGCGGTGTTACTCTTCGATTTCTTTGCCGTATCAATGAATCTGAGATCGTTGAACCTTTGATCCCTTCGATTTTGTCGAATCTCGAACACCGTCATCCTTTCGTTCGTCGGAATGCGGTTTTGGCTGTTATGTCTGTTTATAAGCTTCCTCATGGGGATCAGTTGCTTGATAGCGCGCCGGAGATAATCGAGAAGTTTCTTGCATCTGAACAGGATGCTTCTAGTAAGCGTAATGCTTTTCTTATGCTGTTTTCTTGTGCTCAGGATCGTGCTGTGAATTATCTATTTATGAATATTGATAGGATTATTGATTGGGGTGAACAGCTTCAAATGGTTGTTTTGGAATTGATTAAGAAAGTTTGTAGGAATAATAAGAATGAAAAGGGGAAATATATTAAGATTATTATAGCTTTGTTGAGTGCAAATTCTACTGCTGTTGTTTATGAATGTGCTGGTACACTTGTTTCACTTAGTTCTGCACCTACTGCAATTAAAGCTGCTGCTAGTACTTATTGTCAGTTATTGCTATCTCAGAGTGATAACAATGTGAAACTCATTGTGCTTGATCGTCTTAACGAGCTTAAGAAAGACAATAGGGAAATTATGGTTGATATGGTTATGGATGTGCTTAGAGCGCTTTCCACTCCTAATCATGATATCAGGAGAAAGACTATCGATATTGCTCTTGAGCTTATAACTCCTAAGAACATCGATCAGGTTGTTATGATGCTTAAGAAGGAAGTTGTTAAAACTCAGAGTGGGGAGCATGAGAAGAATGGGGAGTATAGGCAGATGTTGGTGCAGGCTATTCATACTTGTGCTATTAAGTTTCCGGAGGTTGCTAGCACTGTTGTGCATTTGTTGATGGATTTCTTGGGAGATACCAATGTTGCTTCTGCTATGGATGTGGTTGTTTTCGTGCGGGAGATCATCGAGACTAATCCAAAGCTGCGTGTTTCTATTATCACTAGGCTTTTGGATACTTTCTATCAAATCCGTGCTGCAAGGGTTTGTTCTTGCGCTCTGTGGATAATTGGTGAGTATTGTCTGTCTCTTTCGGAGGTTGAGAGTGGAATTGCAACCATTAAGCAGTGTCTTGGTGACCTTCCCTTTTACACCATCTCTGAGGATGGAGAAGGTCAGGAGACATCAAAAGCCGTGCAGCAGGTGAATGCGACCACTGTGTCTTCCAGGAGACCCGCAATTCTCGCTGATGGGACCTATGCTACCCAGAGTGCTGCTTTGGAGACTGCCATGTCACCTCCTACCCTTGTACAAGGCTCGCTGTCTTCTATTGGGAACTTGAGATCACTGATTCTTTCTGGTGATTTCTTCCTTGGGGCAGTTGTCGCATGTACACTGACAAAGCTTATCTTAAGGTTGGAAGAGGTTCAGACCTCAAAAGCTGAAGTTAACAAGGCAACTTCACAGTCTTTGTTGATCATGGTCTCAATGTTGCAGCTTGGCCAGTCGTCAGTTCTTCCACATCCAATCGATAATGATTCTCATGACAGGATCGTCCTTTGCATTAGATTGCTGTGCAATACTGGTGATGAGATAAGGAAGATATGGCTAGAATCTTGCAGGCAGAGCTTTGTGAAAATGCTGGCTGATAAGCAGCGCCGTGAGACTGAGGAGATTAAGGCAAAGGCTCAAATTTCTAATGCACAGCCTGATGATCTTATTGACTTTTACCATTTGAAGAGCAGAAAG GGTATGAGCCAACTTGAGCTGGAAGATGAGGTTCAGGATGATCTCAAACGTGCTACTGGAGAGTTTACAAAGGATGCAGATGATGCAAATAAACTCAATCGCATTCTTCAGCTCACTGGATTCAGTGACCCTGTTTATGCTGAAGCATATGTAACAGTGCATCATTACGACATTGTCCTTGATGTTACTGTCATCAACCGAACCAAGGAAACTCTCCAGAATTTATGTTTGGAGTTGGCAACTATGGGTGATCTCAAGCTTGTTGAGCGCCCACAAAACTATACTCTGGCTCCAGAATCAAGCAAACAGATTAAGGCCAACATCAAAGTTTCTTCAACCGAAACTGGAGTTATATTCGGTAACATAGTTTATGAGACATCTTCAAATGTTCTTGAGAGAACAGTTATTGTTCTAAATGACATCCATATCGATATCATGGACTACATCGCTCCTGCATCTTGTGCTGATGTGGCCTTCAGAACTATGTGGGCTGAGTTTGAGTGGGAAAACAAG GTTGCTGTAAATACTGTATTACAAGATGAGAGGGAGTTTCTGGGCCACATTATCAAGTCTACAAATATGAAGTGCTTGACTCCGCC ATCTGCATTGGAAGGCGAGTGTGGTTTCCTAGCTGCAAACCTTTACGCAAAGAGTGTTTTTGGTGAAGATGCATTGGTGAATGTGAGCATTGAAAAGCAATCAGACGGTAAATTGAGCGGATACATCAGAATAAGAAGTAAAACTCAGGGAATTGCTCTGAGTCTTGGAGATAAAATAACTTTGAAACAGAAGGGAACTGCTTAA